Proteins found in one Leguminivora glycinivorella isolate SPB_JAAS2020 chromosome 22, LegGlyc_1.1, whole genome shotgun sequence genomic segment:
- the LOC125237914 gene encoding uncharacterized protein LOC125237914 encodes MKPKSPVYSYFTENTINNKKSYTCNFCSVVYNYRNATKFAVHIIKCKKSPQDVKDSFKKNDKNSSTLCEAQVLSDSDHSRAYTSQDTTNVRPALMDKDEQMNIHKAVARAMYVTGTPFSQFEHPLWKEAFHMMNPLYGMPSRKRLATSLLDEEYSDVQSEIVSKINQASIIHLAIDGWSNLRKESILNVILYAPKPYFYKFIETKEQRHTAEYLCEEVTNIIEEFHPSKFVAVVTDNAANMVRFGKLLHDKYEQTLWTGCLAHTLHLFVGDSLKVMKIRRIFAFTVRVIKTITRSHILGAEFRRLAEEKSVNSSLQLPVKTRWGSYLACLQSFIKSKIVVQNMVINESTTSLRQYKNKILNEDTWTELRNLERFLDPIVQWIYILEGDYFAVHLVYKAFKELDALLNNYQTTNLLENNLADLKAKFEERKANALKPIHFAATILDPKNQGSQLTDQENVDGCEIIFNLGNESTDILMELSDYKTHKSIWAKDFVWKMAATTEPVTWWETLFSNTVLGKTAVKILTMPATSAAVERSFSTFSNIHTKRRNRLKTNRAGKLTYISHNWKLSHQSESQKPFDRSTIVNEDMHDTDSSNSEDEFSDVEDMEDGTSDSISSNSIFSTDCTD; translated from the exons ATGAAGCCGAAAAGTCCAGTGTATAgttattttactgaaaatactataaacaataaaaaaagttacacTTGTAACTTTTGCAGTGTTGTGTACAACTATAGAAATGCTACAAAGTTTGCGgttcatattataaaatgtaaaaagagCCCCCAAGATGTAAAGGACAGTTTTAAGAAAAATGACAAAAACTCATCAACATTATGTGAAGCTCAAGTATTAAGCGACAGTGACCATAGCCGTGCCTATACATCACAAGATACAACAAATGTCAGACCAGCATTGATGGATAAAGACGAGcag ATGAATATACACAAAGCTGTTGCAAGAGCAATGTATGTAACTGGCACACCTTTCTCTCAATTCGAGCACCCGCTATGGAAAGAAGCTTTTCATATGATGAACCCTTTATACGGTATGCCTTCAAGAAAGAGATTGGCTACATCTCTATTAGATGAAGAATATTCAGACGTTCAAAGCGAAATAGTGAGCAAAATCAATCAAGCCAGTATTATTCACTTGGCTATTGATGGATGGTCTAACCTAAGAAAAGAATCCATCCTAAATGTGATTCTCTATGCTCCGAAACCATACTTCTACAAATTTATAGAAACAAAGGAACAAAGACATACGGCCGAATATCTGTGTGAAGAAGTCACAAATATAATCGAAGAGTTTCATCCGTCAAAGTTTGTTGCAGTTGTTACGGACAATGCGGCAAACATGGTCAGATTTGGGAAGCTCTTGCACGACAAATATGAACAAACTCTATGGACAGGATGTTTGGCTCATACCCTGCATTTGTTTGTTGGGGACTCATTAAAAGTCATGAAAATACGTCGCATTTTTGCATTTACAGTGAGAGTAATAAAAACAATTACACGATCACATATCCTTGGAGCTGAATTCCGAAGACTCGCGGAGGAAAAAAGCGTCAATTCGAGTCTTCAGTTACCAGTTAAAACCAGATGGGGCAGTTATTTAGCATGTCTTCAAAGCTTTATCAAATCAAAAATTGTTGTGCAAAATATGGTAATAAATGAATCTACAACATCACTAAgacaatacaaaaataaaattttaaacgaAGACACATGGACAGAGCTCCGTAACCTTGAAAGGTTTTTAGACCCCATTGTCCAATGGATATACATTCTAGAAGGGGATTATTTTGCAGTACATCTAGTGTACAAGGCATTTAAAGAATTAGATGCATTGCTTAACAATTACCAAACAACAAATCTTCTTGAAAATAATTTAGCAGACCTCAAAGCGAAATTTGAAGAAAGAAAGGCAAATGCTCTGAAACCCATCCATTTTGCAGCGACAATACTAGACCCAAAGAATCAAGGATCACAATTAACAGATCAAGAAAACGTTGATGGATGCGAAATCATATTTAATCTTGGGAATGAATCAACTGATATTTTAATGGAATTATCGGACTACAAGACACACAAAAGCATCTGGGCAAAGGATTTTGTGTGGAAAATGGCAGCTACTACAGAGCCAGTCACATGGTGGGAAACATTATTCTCCAATACAGTGTTAGGTAAAACAGCTGTCAAAATACTAACCATGCCTGCCACCTCTGCAGCGGTAGAGCGGTCTTTCTCTACATTTTCAAATATTCATACGAAACGAAGGAATCGGTTGAAGACAAACAGAGCGGGAAAATTAACTTATATATCTCACAACTGGAAGTTATCTCATCAATCAGAATCACAAAAACCTTTTGATCGGAGTACAATTGTCAACGAGGATATGCATGATACGGATTCGTCCAACTCTGAAGATGAATTTTCGGACGTTGAAGATATGGAAGATGGCACCTCAGATTCAATTTCATCAAACAGTATTTTTTCTACAGATTGTACAGATTGA